From the genome of Blautia pseudococcoides, one region includes:
- the rplP gene encoding 50S ribosomal protein L16, which translates to MLMPKRVKRRKQFRGSMKGKALRGNKINYGEYGLVSTEPCWIKSNQIEAARVAMTRYIKRGGKVWIKIFPDKPVTAKPAETRMGSGKGALEYWVAVVKPGRVMFEIAGVPEETAREALRLAMHKLPCKCKIVSRADLEGGDNSEN; encoded by the coding sequence ATGTTAATGCCTAAAAGAGTTAAACGTCGTAAACAATTCCGCGGATCCATGAAAGGAAAAGCATTAAGAGGAAATAAGATCAACTATGGTGAGTACGGTTTAGTATCAACTGAGCCGTGCTGGATCAAATCCAACCAGATCGAGGCAGCCCGTGTTGCTATGACCCGTTACATTAAACGTGGTGGTAAAGTTTGGATCAAAATTTTCCCGGATAAACCAGTAACAGCAAAACCAGCAGAAACACGTATGGGTTCCGGTAAAGGTGCCTTAGAATACTGGGTAGCAGTTGTAAAGCCAGGCAGAGTCATGTTTGAAATCGCAGGTGTGCCGGAAGAGACAGCACGCGAAGCGCTGCGTCTTGCTATGCACAAGTTACCATGTAAATGTAAAATCGTTTCTCGTGCAGACTTAGAAGGCGGTGATAACAGTGAAAATTAA
- the rpmC gene encoding 50S ribosomal protein L29 → MKIKNYVEDLKTKSAAELQEELVAAKKELFNLRFQNATNQLDNTSRIKEVRKNIARIQTLIAQNKAKAAN, encoded by the coding sequence GTGAAAATTAAAAATTATGTAGAAGATTTAAAAACAAAATCAGCTGCAGAATTACAGGAAGAATTAGTAGCTGCTAAAAAGGAACTCTTCAATTTGAGATTTCAGAATGCAACCAATCAATTGGACAATACAAGCAGAATCAAAGAGGTTCGTAAAAATATTGCCAGAATTCAGACACTGATTGCCCAGAACAAGGCAAAAGCAGCAAACTGA
- the rpsE gene encoding 30S ribosomal protein S5 encodes MKRSIIDASQLELEEKVVSIKRVTKVVKGGRNFRFTALVVVGDGNGHVGAGLGKATEIPEAIRKGKEDAMKKLVTVARDENGSITHDFIGKFGSAEMLLKKAPEGTGVIAGGPARAVIELAGIKNIRTKCMGSRNKQNVVLATIAGLSQLKTPEEVAKLRGKSVDEIFA; translated from the coding sequence ATGAAACGTTCTATCATTGATGCTAGTCAGTTAGAATTAGAAGAAAAAGTAGTGTCAATCAAGCGTGTAACAAAGGTTGTTAAAGGTGGTCGTAACTTCCGATTCACAGCTTTAGTTGTTGTAGGTGACGGCAATGGTCACGTAGGCGCTGGTTTAGGTAAGGCAACTGAAATTCCCGAAGCGATCCGCAAGGGAAAAGAGGATGCTATGAAGAAACTTGTAACAGTAGCAAGAGACGAAAACGGAAGTATCACACATGACTTCATCGGAAAATTCGGAAGTGCTGAGATGCTGCTGAAGAAAGCTCCGGAAGGTACCGGTGTTATCGCCGGCGGCCCGGCCCGAGCGGTGATCGAGCTTGCAGGTATCAAAAACATCCGTACCAAATGTATGGGTTCCCGTAACAAACAGAACGTAGTTCTGGCTACCATCGCAGGTTTAAGTCAGTTAAAGACTCCGGAAGAAGTAGCAAAACTTCGCGGAAAATCTGTTGACGAGATTTTTGCGTAG
- the rpsC gene encoding 30S ribosomal protein S3, with protein sequence MGQKVNPHGLRVGVIKDWDSKWYAEGDFADNLVEDYNIRTFLKKKLYSAGVSKIEIERASDRVKVIIYTAKPGVVIGKGGSEIEKVKAELQNYTNKKLIVDIKEVKRPDKDAQLVAENIALQLENRISFRRAMKSTMQRTMRAGAKGIKTAVSGRLGGADMARTEFYSEGNIPLQTLRADIDYGFAEADTTYGKVGVKAWIYNGEVLPTKGTKEGSDK encoded by the coding sequence ATGGGACAGAAAGTTAACCCACATGGACTGAGAGTCGGCGTTATCAAAGATTGGGATTCCAAATGGTACGCTGAAGGCGACTTCGCTGATAACTTAGTGGAAGATTATAATATCAGGACATTCCTGAAAAAGAAATTATACAGCGCAGGTGTTTCTAAGATCGAGATCGAGAGAGCATCTGACAGAGTAAAAGTGATCATCTATACTGCAAAACCGGGCGTTGTTATCGGTAAAGGCGGTTCAGAGATCGAAAAAGTAAAAGCTGAATTACAGAACTACACAAACAAAAAACTGATCGTTGATATCAAAGAAGTAAAAAGACCGGACAAAGATGCGCAGTTAGTAGCTGAAAACATCGCATTACAGTTAGAGAACCGTATTTCCTTCCGCCGTGCCATGAAATCTACTATGCAGAGAACCATGAGAGCCGGAGCAAAAGGAATCAAGACTGCTGTATCAGGACGTCTTGGCGGTGCAGATATGGCACGTACAGAATTTTACAGCGAGGGAAATATCCCGCTGCAGACACTTAGAGCAGATATCGATTACGGTTTCGCTGAAGCAGATACCACCTACGGCAAAGTTGGCGTTAAGGCATGGATCTACAATGGCGAAGTACTTCCAACTAAAGGGACTAAGGAAGGGAGCGATAAATAA
- the rpsS gene encoding 30S ribosomal protein S19, translating into MARSLKKGPFADESLLKKVDALNAAGNKTVIKTWSRRSTIFPSFVGHTFAVHDGRKHVPVYVTEDMVGHKLGEFVATRTYRGHGKDEKKSGVR; encoded by the coding sequence ATGGCTCGTTCATTAAAAAAAGGACCGTTCGCAGATGAAAGCTTACTGAAAAAAGTAGACGCTCTGAATGCGGCTGGAAATAAAACAGTTATCAAAACCTGGTCACGTCGTTCAACAATCTTCCCGTCCTTCGTAGGACACACATTCGCTGTCCATGACGGAAGAAAACATGTGCCGGTATATGTAACAGAGGATATGGTAGGACACAAACTCGGTGAGTTCGTAGCCACCAGAACCTACAGAGGACATGGCAAAGACGAGAAAAAATCAGGTGTTCGTTAA
- the rplF gene encoding 50S ribosomal protein L6, whose translation MSRIGRQPVAVPAGVEVKIAENNFVTVKGAKGTLEKALPTEMSIKLEDGQVVVTRPNDLKKMKSLHGLTRTLIQNMVIGVSQGYEKTLEVNGVGYKAAKQGKKLVLSLGYSHPVEMEDPEGLESSVDGNKIVVKGIDKEKVGQYAAEIRDKRRPEPYKGKGIKYADEVIRRKVGKTGKK comes from the coding sequence ATGTCACGTATTGGAAGACAGCCAGTAGCTGTTCCGGCAGGCGTAGAAGTTAAAATTGCTGAGAACAATTTTGTGACCGTAAAAGGCGCAAAAGGAACACTTGAAAAAGCGTTACCGACAGAGATGTCAATCAAATTAGAGGATGGTCAGGTAGTTGTTACAAGACCAAACGATTTAAAGAAAATGAAATCTTTACACGGTTTAACAAGAACACTGATCCAGAACATGGTGATTGGTGTAAGCCAGGGATATGAAAAAACTCTGGAGGTTAACGGTGTAGGTTATAAAGCTGCAAAACAGGGTAAAAAACTGGTTCTCTCCTTAGGATATTCACATCCGGTAGAGATGGAAGATCCAGAAGGACTGGAATCTTCTGTAGACGGTAATAAGATCGTCGTAAAAGGAATTGATAAAGAAAAAGTTGGCCAGTATGCTGCTGAAATCAGAGATAAGAGAAGACCGGAGCCATACAAAGGCAAAGGTATTAAGTATGCTGATGAAGTTATCAGACGTAAAGTTGGTAAAACTGGTAAGAAATAA
- a CDS encoding type Z 30S ribosomal protein S14 — MAKTAMKLKQQRKQKFSSREYNRCRICGRPHAYLRKYGVCRICFRELAYKGQIPGVKKASW; from the coding sequence ATGGCTAAAACAGCAATGAAATTAAAACAGCAGCGCAAACAGAAATTCTCTTCAAGAGAATATAATCGTTGCAGAATTTGTGGCCGTCCACATGCTTACTTGAGAAAATACGGAGTCTGCAGAATCTGCTTCCGTGAATTAGCATACAAAGGCCAGATTCCGGGAGTTAAGAAAGCATCCTGGTAA
- the secY gene encoding preprotein translocase subunit SecY, which yields MLETLRNAFKIKDVRRRIYYVLLMLVIVRIGSQLPIPGVDRDFFKNLFASQSNDAFNFFNAFTGGSFEQMSIFALSITPYITSSIIIQLLTIAIPKLEEMQRDGEEGRKKMTAITRYLTVGLALFRSVAMVIGFGNRGWLTEMNFTSIVVAVVTLTGGSAMLMWIGEQITEKGVGNGISIVLMINIVSRIPSDLASLFEKFVKGNTIARGGLAAIIILAIIVLVVVLVLILNGGERKIPVQYSKKMVGRKMMGGQSSAIPLKVNTAGVIPIIFASSLMSFPVVIASFLGKGGGTGIGSKILKGLTSSNWFNPNEPVYSVGLVVYIVLVIFFAYFYTSITFNPMEVADNMKKQGGFVPGIRPGKPTQEYLEKILSYIIFIGATGLVIVAVIPFFFNGVFGANVSFGGTSIIIVVGVVLETIKQVESRMLVRNYKGFLSE from the coding sequence ATGCTTGAGACTCTTAGGAACGCTTTTAAAATAAAAGATGTAAGACGTCGAATTTACTATGTATTGTTAATGCTGGTTATTGTCCGGATTGGCTCTCAGCTGCCAATTCCGGGCGTAGACAGGGACTTTTTCAAGAACCTGTTTGCCAGCCAGTCTAATGATGCGTTCAATTTCTTCAATGCATTTACAGGCGGTTCATTTGAACAGATGTCTATCTTTGCGTTGAGTATTACGCCATATATCACATCATCTATCATCATTCAGCTTCTGACAATTGCTATTCCAAAATTGGAAGAAATGCAGCGTGACGGTGAAGAGGGCAGGAAGAAAATGACTGCCATCACCCGTTATTTAACTGTAGGTCTGGCTCTGTTCCGGTCTGTTGCTATGGTAATCGGATTCGGTAACCGCGGCTGGCTCACAGAGATGAACTTTACCAGTATCGTAGTCGCAGTCGTGACTCTGACCGGTGGTTCTGCAATGCTGATGTGGATTGGTGAGCAGATTACTGAGAAAGGTGTGGGCAATGGTATTTCCATCGTCCTGATGATCAACATCGTTTCCAGGATCCCAAGCGACTTGGCATCCCTGTTTGAGAAATTCGTCAAAGGGAATACAATCGCAAGAGGAGGTCTGGCAGCTATCATCATCCTGGCCATCATCGTGCTGGTTGTGGTGCTGGTACTTATTCTGAACGGTGGAGAGCGGAAGATTCCGGTCCAGTATTCCAAGAAGATGGTGGGAAGAAAAATGATGGGCGGACAGTCCAGTGCGATTCCCCTTAAGGTAAACACTGCCGGCGTTATTCCCATTATCTTTGCATCCTCCCTTATGTCTTTCCCGGTAGTCATTGCAAGCTTCCTGGGTAAGGGCGGCGGTACGGGAATCGGAAGCAAGATTTTAAAAGGTCTGACTTCAAGCAACTGGTTCAATCCAAATGAGCCGGTATATTCCGTTGGTCTGGTTGTTTATATCGTTCTTGTTATTTTCTTTGCTTATTTCTATACATCCATCACCTTCAACCCGATGGAAGTAGCGGATAATATGAAAAAACAGGGCGGTTTCGTTCCAGGTATCCGTCCCGGTAAGCCGACACAGGAGTATCTGGAGAAAATTTTAAGTTACATTATCTTCATCGGTGCCACAGGCCTGGTAATTGTTGCCGTTATCCCATTCTTCTTTAATGGTGTGTTCGGTGCAAATGTTTCCTTCGGCGGTACATCCATCATCATCGTGGTGGGCGTTGTCCTGGAGACGATCAAGCAGGTTGAGTCCCGTATGCTGGTTCGTAACTACAAGGGATTTTTAAGTGAATAA
- the rpmD gene encoding 50S ribosomal protein L30 produces the protein MADKLRITLVKSTIGAVPKNRKTVEALGLRKLNKTVEMPDNEAVRGMIRQVRHLVKVEEI, from the coding sequence ATGGCAGATAAATTAAGAATCACCCTGGTGAAATCTACAATCGGTGCTGTTCCGAAAAACAGAAAAACAGTAGAAGCTTTAGGTTTAAGAAAACTGAACAAGACAGTGGAAATGCCTGATAATGAAGCCGTTCGCGGTATGATCCGCCAGGTAAGACACTTAGTGAAAGTAGAAGAAATCTAA
- the rpsH gene encoding 30S ribosomal protein S8 — MTMSDPIADMLTRIRNANTAKHDTVDVPASKMKLAIADILVKEGYIAKYDVLEDGAFKTIRITLKYGADKSEKIITGLKRISKPGLRVYAGSQEIPRVLGGLGIAILSTNQGVITDREARKLHVGGEVLAFVW, encoded by the coding sequence ATGACAATGAGTGATCCAATTGCAGATATGCTTACAAGAATCCGTAATGCTAATACTGCAAAACATGATACAGTAGATGTTCCGGCATCTAAAATGAAACTTGCTATAGCAGATATCCTGGTTAAAGAGGGATATATTGCAAAATACGACGTTCTGGAAGACGGCGCATTCAAAACAATCCGTATCACCTTAAAATACGGTGCGGACAAGAGCGAAAAAATTATTACAGGTCTGAAAAGAATTTCCAAACCGGGCTTACGTGTATACGCAGGCAGCCAGGAGATTCCGAGAGTTCTGGGCGGACTGGGTATTGCGATCCTGTCCACAAACCAGGGTGTTATCACAGACAGAGAAGCAAGAAAACTGCACGTTGGCGGCGAGGTATTAGCATTCGTATGGTAG
- the rpsQ gene encoding 30S ribosomal protein S17, which yields MERNLRKTRVGKVTSNKMDKTIVVAIEDHVKHPLYKKIVKRTYKLKAHDEENTCNIGDTVKVMETRPLSKDKRWRLVEVVERAK from the coding sequence GTGGAAAGAAATCTTAGAAAAACACGTGTTGGTAAAGTTACGAGTAACAAGATGGACAAAACCATCGTAGTAGCTATTGAAGATCACGTTAAACATCCTCTTTACAAAAAAATTGTGAAGAGAACATATAAATTAAAAGCGCATGATGAAGAAAACACATGCAATATCGGTGACACTGTAAAAGTTATGGAAACAAGACCTCTGTCAAAGGACAAGAGATGGAGACTTGTTGAAGTAGTTGAAAGAGCCAAATAA
- the rplB gene encoding 50S ribosomal protein L2 — translation MGIKSYSPYTPSRRHMTGSDFSEITTATPEKSLVVSLNKNAGRNNQGKITVRHRGGGSRRKYRIIDFKRRKDDVPATVKTIEYDPNRTANIALIAYADGEKAYILAPEGLKVGMKIQNGANAEVRVGNCLPLSEIPVGTMIHNIELYPGKGGQLVRSAGNGAQLMAKEGKYATLRLPSGEMRMVPINCRASIGVVGNGEHSLINIGKAGRKRHMGIRPTVRGSVMNPNDHPHGGGEGKTGIGRPGPCTPWGKPALGLKTRKKNKQSNKYIVRRRDGKTLAK, via the coding sequence ATGGGAATTAAATCCTATAGTCCATATACACCTTCCAGAAGACACATGACAGGTTCTGATTTCTCTGAAATCACAACAGCAACTCCTGAGAAGTCTCTGGTAGTGTCCTTAAACAAAAACGCTGGACGTAATAACCAAGGTAAAATTACAGTTAGGCACCGCGGCGGCGGAAGCAGAAGAAAATACAGGATCATCGACTTCAAGAGAAGAAAAGATGATGTTCCGGCAACAGTAAAAACAATCGAGTACGATCCCAACAGAACTGCAAACATTGCGTTGATCGCATATGCAGACGGTGAAAAAGCATACATCCTTGCTCCGGAAGGATTAAAGGTTGGCATGAAGATCCAGAACGGCGCAAACGCCGAGGTTCGTGTAGGAAACTGCCTGCCTCTGTCAGAGATCCCGGTTGGTACTATGATACACAACATTGAGCTGTACCCGGGCAAAGGCGGTCAGTTAGTTCGTTCCGCCGGAAACGGTGCACAGTTAATGGCAAAAGAAGGTAAATACGCAACCCTTCGTCTGCCGTCAGGTGAAATGAGAATGGTTCCGATCAACTGCCGCGCTTCTATCGGCGTAGTAGGTAACGGCGAGCACAGCCTTATCAATATTGGTAAAGCAGGACGTAAACGTCACATGGGTATCAGACCTACCGTTCGTGGTTCTGTTATGAACCCGAATGACCATCCGCACGGTGGTGGTGAAGGTAAGACCGGTATCGGCCGTCCGGGTCCGTGTACACCATGGGGCAAACCGGCTCTTGGCTTGAAGACAAGAAAGAAAAACAAACAGTCTAACAAGTATATCGTAAGAAGAAGAGATGGTAAAACATTAGCGAAATAA
- the rplV gene encoding 50S ribosomal protein L22: MAKGHRSQIKRARNANKDTRPSAKISYARMSVQKACYVLDVIRGKDVQTALGILTYNPRYASSVIKKLLESAIANAENNNGMNPENLYIAECYANKAPTMKRIKPRAQGRAYRIEKRNCHVTVVLDER; this comes from the coding sequence ATGGCTAAAGGACATAGAAGTCAGATTAAAAGGGCAAGAAATGCTAATAAAGATACAAGACCGTCTGCGAAGATATCCTACGCTAGAATGTCCGTACAGAAAGCATGCTATGTACTGGATGTGATCCGTGGGAAAGACGTTCAGACTGCTCTTGGTATCCTGACATATAACCCAAGATACGCGTCAAGCGTGATCAAAAAATTACTGGAATCAGCAATCGCAAACGCTGAAAACAACAATGGTATGAACCCGGAAAACCTTTATATCGCAGAGTGCTACGCAAACAAAGCTCCGACTATGAAGAGAATCAAACCGAGAGCACAGGGCAGAGCTTACAGGATCGAAAAGAGAAACTGCCATGTTACCGTTGTGTTGGATGAGAGATAA
- the rplD gene encoding 50S ribosomal protein L4 — MANVSVYNMEGKEVGTMELNDAVFGVEINDHLVHLAVVRQLANKRQGTQKAKTRSEVSGGGRKPWRQKGTGHARQGSTRSPQWTGGGVVFAPVPRDYEIKMNKKERRLALKSALTSRVQENKIIVLDDLKLDEVKTKAMQTVLKNLNVSKAMVVLADNDQNVVLSARNIPDVITALPNTINVYDVLKYNTVILTKSAVASIEEVYA, encoded by the coding sequence ATGGCAAACGTATCTGTTTATAATATGGAAGGCAAAGAAGTTGGAACAATGGAATTAAACGATGCAGTGTTTGGCGTTGAGATCAACGACCATTTAGTGCACCTGGCTGTTGTTCGTCAGCTTGCAAATAAACGTCAGGGAACTCAGAAGGCAAAAACCCGTTCTGAAGTGAGCGGCGGCGGAAGAAAACCGTGGAGACAGAAAGGAACCGGTCATGCAAGACAGGGTTCAACAAGATCTCCCCAGTGGACAGGCGGCGGTGTTGTATTCGCTCCGGTTCCAAGAGATTATGAGATCAAAATGAATAAAAAAGAAAGAAGACTTGCTCTTAAGTCCGCTCTGACAAGCAGAGTACAGGAGAACAAGATCATCGTTCTTGATGACCTGAAATTAGATGAAGTAAAAACCAAGGCAATGCAGACAGTTTTAAAGAACCTGAATGTTTCCAAAGCAATGGTGGTACTGGCTGACAATGATCAGAATGTAGTATTATCCGCTAGAAACATCCCGGACGTGATCACAGCATTACCGAACACCATTAATGTATATGATGTTCTGAAATACAATACGGTAATCCTGACAAAATCTGCTGTAGCTTCAATTGAGGAGGTATACGCATAA
- the rplO gene encoding 50S ribosomal protein L15, translating into MDLSNLKPAEGSRQSDNFRRGRGHGSGNGKTAGKGHKGQKARSGAKRPGFEGGQMPLYRRLPKRGFKCRNSKDIVAINVSELNRFEDGAEVTPAALLASGAISRLGDGVKILGNGEITKKINLKVNAVSETAKTKIEAAGGTVEVI; encoded by the coding sequence ATGGATTTATCAAATTTAAAACCAGCTGAAGGCTCCAGACAGAGCGACAACTTCAGAAGAGGCCGTGGCCACGGTTCAGGAAACGGTAAGACCGCAGGTAAAGGCCATAAAGGACAGAAAGCCCGTTCCGGAGCTAAGAGACCTGGATTTGAAGGCGGTCAGATGCCTTTATACAGAAGACTTCCTAAGAGAGGCTTCAAATGCAGAAACTCTAAAGACATCGTGGCGATCAATGTCAGCGAGTTAAACAGATTCGAGGATGGAGCAGAAGTAACACCGGCAGCTTTACTGGCATCTGGGGCTATTTCCCGTCTTGGTGACGGCGTTAAAATTCTCGGAAACGGTGAGATCACAAAGAAGATCAACTTAAAGGTTAATGCTGTAAGCGAAACCGCTAAAACTAAAATCGAAGCTGCAGGTGGAACAGTCGAGGTGATTTAA
- the rplR gene encoding 50S ribosomal protein L18 has translation MVSKVSRAKVRAKKHRRLRNHLSGTATTPRLAVFRSNNHMYAQIIDDTIGKTLVSASTTQKEVKAELEKTNNVDAAAYLGTVIGKKAIEAGIKEVVFDRGGFIYHGKVQALADAAREAGLEF, from the coding sequence ATGGTTAGTAAAGTATCAAGAGCGAAAGTTCGCGCAAAAAAACATAGAAGATTACGAAATCATCTGAGCGGCACCGCTACAACTCCACGTTTAGCAGTTTTCCGCAGCAATAATCATATGTATGCTCAAATTATTGACGATACCATTGGAAAAACTCTGGTTTCCGCTTCTACCACTCAGAAAGAGGTAAAAGCAGAATTGGAAAAAACCAATAACGTTGATGCTGCAGCATATTTAGGAACTGTGATCGGTAAGAAAGCTATCGAAGCAGGCATCAAAGAGGTTGTCTTTGACAGAGGCGGCTTTATATATCACGGAAAAGTTCAGGCATTGGCAGACGCAGCACGTGAAGCTGGGTTAGAATTCTAA
- the rplC gene encoding 50S ribosomal protein L3 produces the protein MKKAILATKVGMTQIFNEDGVLTPVTVLQAGPCVVTQVKTQDNDGYSAVQVGFADKRESLVNKPLKGHFDKAGVSCKRFVREFKLDSAEEMAMGQEIKCDVFEAGDKIDVTAISKGKGFQGAIKRHGQSRGPMAHGSKFHRHAGSNGAASDPSKVFKGKKMPGQMGHVKVTVQNLEVVKVDTDNNLLLVKGSVPGPKKSLVTIKESVKNVK, from the coding sequence ATGAAGAAAGCGATTTTAGCTACCAAAGTCGGAATGACACAGATCTTCAATGAAGACGGAGTTTTAACTCCCGTAACAGTGCTGCAGGCTGGTCCTTGTGTAGTAACACAGGTTAAGACACAGGATAACGACGGCTACAGTGCAGTACAGGTTGGTTTCGCAGACAAGAGAGAAAGCCTTGTCAACAAACCACTGAAAGGACACTTTGACAAAGCTGGTGTTTCCTGCAAGAGATTTGTAAGAGAATTCAAATTAGACAGTGCAGAAGAAATGGCAATGGGCCAGGAAATCAAATGCGATGTTTTTGAAGCGGGCGATAAGATTGATGTTACCGCGATCAGCAAAGGTAAAGGATTCCAGGGCGCGATCAAGAGACACGGACAGTCCAGAGGACCTATGGCTCACGGTTCCAAATTCCATCGTCATGCAGGTTCCAACGGTGCAGCATCTGATCCAAGCAAGGTATTCAAAGGCAAAAAGATGCCAGGCCAGATGGGACATGTAAAAGTAACAGTTCAGAACCTGGAAGTTGTTAAAGTTGATACTGACAACAACCTGCTCTTAGTAAAAGGCAGCGTTCCGGGACCGAAGAAATCCTTAGTGACAATCAAAGAATCTGTTAAAAACGTGAAATAA
- the rplX gene encoding 50S ribosomal protein L24, protein MSTFKIKKGDTVKVIAGKDKDKEGKVISVNPKKGAVLVEGANMVTKHTKPSMANQQGGIVEKEAWLDVSNVMLVHEGKATRVGFKMEGDKKVRFAKATGKVID, encoded by the coding sequence ATGTCAACATTTAAAATTAAAAAAGGTGATACGGTTAAAGTGATCGCCGGTAAAGATAAAGACAAAGAAGGAAAAGTAATCTCTGTTAATCCGAAAAAAGGTGCTGTTCTGGTTGAAGGCGCAAATATGGTAACAAAGCACACAAAACCTTCCATGGCTAATCAGCAGGGCGGTATTGTAGAGAAGGAAGCATGGCTGGATGTATCTAACGTTATGTTAGTACATGAAGGCAAAGCTACCAGAGTCGGCTTCAAGATGGAAGGCGACAAAAAAGTGCGTTTCGCCAAAGCTACAGGCAAAGTAATAGATTAA
- the rplE gene encoding 50S ribosomal protein L5: MSRLREVYKNEIVDGMVKKFGYKNIMEVPKLDKIVVNMGVGEAKENAKLLDAAVADMELITGQKAVTTKAKNSIANFKLREGMPIGCKVTLRGEKMYEFADRLINLALPRVRDFRGVNPNAFDGRGNYALGIKEQLIFPEVEYDKVDKVRGMDIIFVTTAKTDEEARELLTLFNMPFAK, encoded by the coding sequence GTGAGCAGACTGAGAGAAGTATACAAAAATGAGATCGTAGATGGTATGGTCAAAAAGTTTGGTTATAAAAATATCATGGAAGTGCCGAAACTCGACAAAATCGTTGTAAACATGGGTGTAGGCGAAGCAAAGGAAAATGCGAAACTGTTAGATGCAGCCGTAGCTGACATGGAACTGATCACAGGTCAGAAAGCTGTAACAACAAAAGCGAAAAACTCCATTGCTAACTTCAAACTCCGTGAAGGCATGCCGATCGGTTGTAAAGTAACCTTAAGAGGCGAAAAAATGTATGAATTTGCTGATCGCCTTATCAACTTAGCACTGCCCCGGGTACGTGACTTCCGCGGCGTTAACCCTAACGCGTTTGATGGAAGAGGTAACTATGCACTCGGTATCAAAGAGCAGTTAATTTTCCCTGAAGTGGAATATGATAAAGTCGATAAAGTAAGAGGTATGGACATCATTTTCGTTACAACTGCTAAGACAGACGAAGAAGCCCGCGAATTATTGACATTATTTAACATGCCATTTGCAAAGTAA
- the rplW gene encoding 50S ribosomal protein L23, translated as MANVQYYDVILKPVITEKSMAAMGEKKYTFLVHPEANKTMIKEAVEKMFEGAKVKTVNTMNLDGKTKRRGTTFGKTAKTKKAVVTLTEDSKDIEIFEGL; from the coding sequence ATGGCAAACGTACAGTATTATGATGTAATCCTGAAACCGGTTATTACCGAGAAGAGCATGGCTGCTATGGGCGAGAAGAAATATACTTTCTTAGTTCATCCGGAAGCAAACAAGACCATGATCAAAGAAGCTGTTGAGAAAATGTTCGAAGGAGCAAAAGTGAAAACTGTCAACACCATGAATTTAGATGGCAAGACAAAAAGACGCGGAACAACCTTCGGCAAAACAGCAAAAACCAAAAAAGCTGTTGTTACTTTAACAGAGGACAGCAAAGATATTGAAATCTTCGAGGGGCTGTAA
- the rplN gene encoding 50S ribosomal protein L14 produces MIQQESRLRVADNTGAKEILCIRVMGGSTRRYANIGDIIVATVKDATPGGVVKKGDVVKAVVVRTRKGARRKDGSYIKFDENAAVIIKDDKTPRGTRIFGPVARELREKQFMKIVSLAPEVL; encoded by the coding sequence ATGATTCAACAGGAAAGTAGACTTAGAGTCGCTGACAATACAGGTGCAAAAGAAATCCTCTGCATCCGTGTTATGGGTGGTTCTACGAGAAGATATGCTAACATCGGTGATATAATCGTTGCTACTGTTAAAGATGCAACACCAGGTGGTGTTGTCAAAAAAGGTGATGTTGTGAAAGCCGTTGTTGTTCGTACTAGAAAAGGCGCTCGTCGTAAAGACGGTTCCTACATCAAATTCGATGAGAACGCTGCAGTCATCATCAAGGATGATAAGACTCCGAGAGGAACCCGTATTTTTGGACCAGTAGCCAGAGAGCTTCGTGAGAAACAGTTTATGAAAATTGTTTCCTTAGCTCCCGAAGTATTATAG